AGAAGTCTTATATAGCTTTAGATGTAATAATTAATATAATACAAATACAAAAGAGAATGCTAATATGCCATGACCAAGCCGGAGCAACACTATACCGAATATAGAATGCTGGTACAAAAATTTATGTAAATTACAGCGACAGTAACAATGAGGTTACtgtcatcatcaacaagtGTAACAAGTCTCTATGAGAACTTCCACCTATTTCCACAGTTCTCACAGGTACAGAACGTAGTCAAAGGTTCATCTGCTGACCTAGTTTGCATCTGGTAGTACGACACTTTCTTGTGCTTACACTTGCCACAGGTGAATCTGTCCGTAACAGCTCTCTTTTCGGTGGCACCTTGGGCATcaaacaagttcttcttgtgcaatttttcaatctccttcttcaaagccTCTGGAGCCATTTCGTTAGGAGACATCTTGATGAACTCTGCTGGTTTGATTCCTCCAGACAACAATCTTTCCCTCAACTCCGGGTTCTTTTTGTTGCGTAGATTCATGGTAAAAgttctcaacttgtttCTGTAGTTGTCGTTGACATTCAGATACTCGGACTTGAACACTTCACTCTCTATTTCTCTGGCCACGCTCAAGATATGCGACAGACGATCATCACGTTCAATAGCCAAAGCAGTATAAAGTGCGCTGACAGATGCATTTCTGGTACTGTTATCATACAAAGTTGTGTTTACTCCATCAGTCTTGGGGTTCCTGGGTCCCTGGTGGAACTTGCTATTGGTAGAACCGGCCTcacttttcacttcttccttgactGAACTTGCAGCATTTCCATTTGAAACAGGCGAGGCCGTCTTCTTTTTGCTGTTTTTCTCATTCTGGACAGATTCCTTCCATGTGCGgatcatcttcttgaccAACGAGTTGATGTCGCTGTTGCTGTGGGATCTGTACTTGTTAACAGCGACACCAACCTTTGTTTCCCTcaacaatttttcagaggGCTTGACTCCATCAttcaagatgttcaagAGCTTCAAAATGGTGGCATCGTCTGAAGCTTTGTCGAGATTCAGCACTGTCgacttgatttctttaGTGTCCATAGTGTAACGGAAGACGTGAAGTATGAATGAAAGACAAAGATTAGGGTATATTTCCAGTTATTTGATTAAAGATATATTTGTTAGATTAGTTCGAAATCTTTTTCTCGTGAGGCAGTCTGTACAGGACATTGAATTCAGTCAAGAGCTGAACTGGAGAAAAACGAACCAGTCTTTCTATTAGAGTATactgtttcttcatataTAATAcatttgttcaagaagttattAAAGGATCCTATAAACGGACGTGTTGCATATGGTAGCTGATATCTGATTCTTTATTCGCATTCTTTCCATAAAAACTTAATATTAAAATTTTCATATACTTCTTGCgattcttcagtttcatAAACTTATAAAGCACATTAGTAATAGAACTCCTATTAGAAGAGGAGTCATTTCATTAACAAATAGCATTAATAGTGTCACATCCACTGAACTGACATACATTTCCACAAACTTCATATCATTATGGACTCTACAAGTACAACTGTATCAATAGGGAAGTTCCCCTTTGACTATACTGAAGAACAGGTACTAGAAATAGCCAGATCTGTAGGGccagttcttgatttgaagCTTCTTTTTGACGAATTGACTGGCAAATCTAAAGGTTATGCCATTATTAACTTTGGAGACAACGAAACGGCGGCTTCAGCAGTGAGAAACTTAAACTACATGACTTTGCCCAATGGCAGATTCTTGAGATGCACTTTCATCAACGACTACGACATTTCAAACCAGGAAAGATTGCCTCCTTTACCTTTGGGGGTGCAGATCCACCCCAATGAGAACCTGCAGCAGGTGATATCAAACATCTTGTCGAGTATCGACTCGAATTCAGCCCTCCGTATTCTAAAAGAAGCCAAGACTATGAGTACAGAGAATCCGaaattgaccaagttgCTTTTAGAAAGATTCCCGCAGTTGGCGCACGCTTTAGTGGAACTCAGTTTGATCTCTAACATTACTAATGGGGATCTAATCGAGATGACTCTCAACAAGAAAGGGTTGCCTTTGAACGAATTGTCATTGGACCATATAACGTTGCTTCGGAGTGTTCATAACCTCACTGATAAAGATATTGCAACTTTAGATGAGAGCAAGAAAGACATCATCAACCAGATACGGAAGGAAATAGACAAGGGATCCTACGGCGAGGTGTTGCAAGAATAATTGTTGAGTTTACATATGACAGTCAAAAATAGTAGTGGAACAGCAGCACCACTACAGTTACGAAGTTCGAGAAGATTCAGTTGAAAGGAAACAGTAATGCATCGCagaattttgaaaaaaaaagatcTGAAATCTATGTATAGTAGTACGTAAATACTTGTAAATATAGGTACAAAATAATGCTGCAAGATTGTATGGCAACACCTTTGTAGAACACAGCAGAACTAACTTGAAAAAGCACATGCCAATGGCAACTTGGTCTCACATCTATTTCTGTATCTTGCTCTGTTAAAGCATTTGTGCTCTGTCTGCCGGTTTTGGGAAATTGCGACCTTCCGCACTGTACAATTTTAACTATGCGATTATAGCTGCGATTTCTTGCGAACCTCAACAATTTCTACCACCAATTGCTCTTCAcggaaagaagaatagaagaatCGTTTCATAACTATACGGAAACGTTGGACCTGGCAATATGAGGAGATTTAAAAAAAACGTGTCGTTTCACCTCTCGCCCAACAGTGTCATCTTCTCCGTTTTGTTGGCTCATGCAATATGGCTTTACAGGATTTATCACATGCTACAATTCCTTGCACCCAAAAGAAGGTGCACCATATATTGATCCAGGTACAGTTCACTAACAGCCTGAATCTTCTCATATCTGTATAAATAGAGGTCTGCTCCAGGATATAATTACAACTGGAAAAGCTAACGTAGCCTGAAACTTCAATTGACCAATAGGTGCAAGAACAGTTGCGATTCTAGCTACAATACATTGATTCCAAACATGACTGTCAAGAAAACGAGAGAAGAGATTATGGCTGACTTCGAGAACGAGCAGCTTCGTATCGAAGCCATGGAGCTCCACATCGACGGCCATGACGACAAGCCTCTTGTTTATCACCGCGAGATGGAAGACATGCCCCAGAGACTTCACTTTATTCTTCCTGAAAACTGTGTCTACAGTGTTACTATAAAGTACAAGGTCAAGAAACAGCCTTTGAGAAATCTCACCTACAAGCAGATGGTGAAGAAGGCTGGAATCGTTGTCAACCTGAGGAAACTCCATATGGGAGACGAAGCACATGTCAACATTGACCAAGACGACCATACTCACGAGGTTACGTTCCCTCCTGACAATGTTCCTGGAGGTACTTTCTTCAGAGGTAAGCACCCGGCTGTGAGCACAGTATATGCTGACGGAAAAGAAGTGTGGAAGACTAAATGGTACATTGAGATTGTTAAGGAAGGAAGTCTTCCCGAGATCGGTGGGTACTAAGTATGACTTTAATGTGAAATGGTATGTAGGTATGTAGAGGTATATAGATAAATATAGGGCTTAATAAATACTAATTAGAAATAGCAAATGACACGCTAGTAGAAGGACGCTAAAATAGTGAACAATATCCCAAGCAGCACCTACTTCACGTCCTGATAACACTAAGTGATTCTACTCAAAATGAAGTGGAGAGAGGTCAAAAAAGGACGCTGTAGCTATAAGCTGGAAATAGTTTTCGCAATAATTTGACTAAAAGTTCTAAAATCTGGCAATACACAATTATCAATTAACGAATCATAATATACGAGacaaaaaagacaaaacGATAGAAGCAAATATACGAGCCAATTGCCTAACCATTACAAGAAAACAGAGCAGAGAAATAATGGGATTCAAGTGAATTAATTAGTTGTAGTGTGACTATGGCTGCAACGTCCTGTATGTGCTCTGGCGATTTTAAATATCGGGATCCCCTGACAATGGGAGCCACCGGAAATTATAGACTAGTGTATCTaaattgttgttcaatGGCACATCCTGAAAATTGTATACGTTCACAATTATACCATCTAGATGACAACTCTCTTCTTCCGTTGCTACCACACATTTTGTACCGAAAAAAACACCGTTCCCTCCTCCCCTTGCAGGCTCTATCTCCACATCCATCACGTGATGATAAACCCGTTTGTGCCACTTTCCCTATAAACGTCTTAGTCACGTAGCATTCTGTCAGATAAGCCCacatattcttcttgagaaggAGTTATTCTTTCTAGGCACCCTATTAGATCTTGCTTCTTAGGATTATTCGTATACAACCATATATGCGTATCTAGCGGGGGCAAATCACAGAAAACGCTGGCAAAATTGAAACTTTTACACCGCTCTTTGCTCCATACGTAACCACCCCAGAATAGGCAGAATTGTCTTATTAGACCCAACAATTCTACGAATACCCTCAGTTACATAACCACAAAGTATTCGCAACATGAGCTCGCCTAAGAGACGGATTGAGAAGGATGTCATGGAGCTCATGATGTCTGACCACGATGTCACGCTTATCGACGACTCCATCCAACAGTTCTACGTGATATTCCACGGGCCAAAAGATACACCCTATGAGGGAGGCATCTGGAAGATCAGGGTAGAGTTACCGGACCAGTATCCGATCAAGTCACCCTCGATTGGCTTTACCAACAAGATCTACCACCCTAACATTGACGAAGGCTCCGGCTCTGTGTGTCTAGATGTGATCAATCAGACTTGGTCGCCGATGTTCGGA
This Scheffersomyces stipitis CBS 6054 chromosome 3, complete sequence DNA region includes the following protein-coding sequences:
- a CDS encoding transcription elongation factor S-IIMeiotic DNA recombination factor (STP-alpha) (go_function DNA binding; transcription factor activity~go_process RNA elongation; regulation of transcription, DNA-dependent; transcription) — translated: MDTKEIKSTVSNLDKASDDATILKLLNILNDGVKPSEKLLRETKVGVAVNKYRSHSNSDINSLVKKMIRTWKESVQNEKNSKKKTASPVSNGNAASSVKEEVKSEAGSTNSKFHQGPRNPKTDGVNTTLYDNSTRNASVSALYTALAIERDDRSSHILSVAREIESEVFKSEYSNVNDNYRNKLRTFTMNLRNKKNPELRERLLSGGIKPAEFIKMSPNEMAPEALKKEIEKLHKKNLFDAQGATEKRAVTDRFTCGKCKHKKVSYYQMQTRSADEPLTTFCTCENCGNRWKFS
- a CDS encoding predicted protein codes for the protein MDSTSTTVSIGKFPFDYTEEQVLEIARSVGPVLDLKLLFDELTGKSKGYAIINFGDNETAASAVRNLNYMTLPNGRFLRCTFINDYDISNQERLPPLPLGVQIHPNENSQQVISNILSSIDSNSALRILKEAKTMSTENPKLTKLLLERFPQLAHALVELSLISNITNGDLIEMTLNKKGLPLNELSLDHITLLRSVHNLTDKDIATLDESKKDIINQIRKEIDKGSYGEVLQE
- a CDS encoding predicted protein, whose product is MTVKKTREEIMADFENEQLRIEAMELHIDGHDDKPLVYHREMEDMPQRLHFILPENCVYSVTIKYKVKKQPLRNLTYKQMVKKAGIVVNSRKLHMGDEAHVNIDQDDHTHEVTFPPDNVPGGTFFRGKHPAVSTVYADGKEVWKTKWYIEIVKEGSLPEIGGY
- a CDS encoding predicted protein (go_function ubiquitin conjugating enzyme activity~go_process protein modification; ubiquitin cycle); the protein is MSSPKRRIEKDVMELMMSDHDVTLIDDSIQQFYVIFHGPKDTPYEGGIWKIRVELPDQYPIKSPSIGFTNKIYHPNIDEGSGSVCLDVINQTWSPMFGLLNIFENFLPHLLRYANPSDPLNTEASNLMTKDEPKYNETVKQYVQQYAKHVAIDNDNDDDDGADDDDDELSDVGSLSSDDEDEEAAGTLDL